In Solanum stenotomum isolate F172 chromosome 6, ASM1918654v1, whole genome shotgun sequence, one DNA window encodes the following:
- the LOC125866940 gene encoding uncharacterized protein LOC125866940 encodes MLTFLSAGAGAGAALPPAFVLIGSNLKWSNSRRLSIWAGCEFPDFLPKEIEKIKDPNARNMASRIERIPVNLSKDLVMSSCVKPKKQKDANPVVLLHGFDSTCLEWRYTLPLLEEAGLETWAIDILGWGFSDLERLPSCDVASKRDHLYQLWSTYIKRPMVLVGPSLGSAVAIDFSVNYPEAVDRLVLINASVYAKGTGKLATLPKTVAYAGVYLLKSIPIRLYATSLAFNGLPLSTSIEWTNIGRLHCLLPWWEDATVNFMISGGYNVIDQIEHVKHKTLIILSEDDHIIDYKLGVRLHCELPNATLRQIPKCGHIPHVQKPDVVSRLIAEFVQSDQSQKAKPDSVSTISVPVMISPTCTSRYLAYPVSPPSPQFRGIMLS; translated from the exons ATGCTAACTTTTTTGTCAGCCGGAGCCGGAGCCGGTGCTGCTCTTCCGCCGGCATTTGTTTTAATTGGATCCAATTTGAAATGGTCGAATTCGAGGCGTTTATCGATCTGGGCTGGCTGtgaatttccagattttcttcCTAAGGAAATCGAGAAAATCAAAGATCCTAATGCTAGAAACATGGCTTCACGAATTGAGAGAATACCA GTAAACTTATCGAAGGATCTTGTCATGAGTAGTTGTGTGAAGCCAAAAAAACAGAAAGACGCTAATCCAGTTGTGCTTCTTCATGGTTTTGATAG CACGTGTTTAGAATGGAGGTACACGCTTCCATTGCTCGAGGAAGCTGGATTGGAGACTTGGGCAATTGATATCCTTGGATGGGGTTTCTCTGATTTAG AAAGGCTTCCATCGTGTGATGTAGCTTCCAAGCGCGATCACCTTTACCAG CTGTGGTCTACCTATATCAAGAGGCCAATGGTACTTGTCGGACCGAGCCTTGGATCAGCTGTTGCTATTGATTTCTCTGTCAACTATCCTGAAGCT GTGGATAGGCTGGTTTTAATCAATGCAAGTGTTTATGCGAAAGGTACAGGAAAGCTTGCAACCTTACCGAAAACAGTAGCTTATGCTGGG GTCTACTTGTTGAAAAGCATACCAATTCGGTTATATGCAACATCCTTGGCTTTCAACGGCTTACCATTAAGTACATCTATAGAATGGACTAAT ATAGGTCGTTTACATTGTTTATTACCTTGGTGGGAGGATGCAACAGTGAATTTCATGATCAGCGGAGGCTACAATGTCATTGATCAGATAGAACAT GTAAAGCACAAAACACTGATAATATTGAGCGAAGACGATCATATTATTGACTACAAGCTAGGAGTG AGATTGCATTGTGAACTTCCAAATGCGACTCTACGCCAAATACCAAAGTGTGGCCACATTCCTCATGTGCAGAAGCCTGATGTTGTCTCCAGGTTGATCGCGGAATTTGTTCAGTCTGATCAATCACAAAAGGCGAAACCTGACTCTGTCTCTACCATCTCTGTTCCTGTGATGATTTCGCCTACTTGTACAAGCAGATATTTAGCATATCCAGTGTCTCCGCCATCTCCTCAATTTCGCGGTATTATGTTGTCATAA